From Elephas maximus indicus isolate mEleMax1 chromosome 25, mEleMax1 primary haplotype, whole genome shotgun sequence, the proteins below share one genomic window:
- the DEFB128 gene encoding beta-defensin 128 produces the protein MKLFLVLIILLFEVPTDGIRPKKCFNNITGYCRKKCKMGEIYESSCRNGKLCCVDEADNKKSKEVLHPPQLAENSNVSLDYMILPTITVSTIQL, from the exons ATGAAGCTGTTTCTGGTTCTTATTATTCTGCTGTTTGAGGTACCCACAG ATGGGATACGACCCAAAAAATGCTTTAATAATATAACAGGCTACTGCAGGAAGAAATGCAAAATGGGAGAAATATATGAATCATCGTGTCGAAATGGGAAATTATGTTGTGTTGATGAAGCAGATAACAAAAAGTCAAAGGAAGTTCTACATCCACCTCAACTTGCAGAAAACTCCAATGTGAGTCTGGATTATATGATTTTACCGACCATCACAGTTTCCACAATCCAATTATAA